Proteins encoded by one window of Candidatus Stoquefichus sp. SB1:
- a CDS encoding DUF871 domain-containing protein: MKKLGISLYVEKSNLEEMKTYIDKAQKAGFSRIFSCLLSVNESVEKIKSDFSIINQYAHEKGFEIFVDVSPKVFDKLNISYQDLTFFKEIGADGIRLDAGFSGSEEALMTFNSQGLKIEINMSNDTHYIDTIMDYCPNRSQLVGCHNFYPHRFSGLSLEHFLKCTQNFKKYGLKTAAFVSTNQPNAFGPWPTKEGLPTLEIHRELPLDVQIKHMISLDVIDDIIISNCYPSDEELKSISHMRLDLVTFNVQLVDCLPEIERKIVLEELHFNRGDYNENMIRSTQSRVKYKGHHFKLFNVPEYIYPGDIVIESSKYGHYAGELQIAKTKMKNSGKSNVVGHIVEAERFLLEYIKPWQKFTFYEVN, translated from the coding sequence ATGAAAAAGTTAGGAATTTCATTATATGTAGAAAAATCTAATCTAGAAGAAATGAAAACATATATAGATAAAGCACAAAAAGCAGGCTTTTCTCGTATCTTTTCATGTTTATTATCAGTTAATGAAAGTGTTGAAAAAATAAAATCTGATTTTTCAATTATTAATCAATATGCTCATGAAAAAGGATTTGAAATTTTTGTAGATGTCAGTCCTAAAGTGTTTGATAAGTTAAATATCAGTTATCAGGATTTAACATTTTTTAAAGAAATAGGTGCTGATGGAATTCGTTTGGATGCTGGATTTAGTGGGAGTGAAGAAGCACTTATGACTTTTAATTCTCAAGGATTAAAGATAGAAATAAATATGAGTAATGATACACATTATATTGATACAATAATGGATTATTGTCCTAATCGTAGTCAATTAGTCGGCTGTCATAATTTCTATCCACATCGTTTTAGTGGTTTGTCATTGGAGCATTTCTTAAAATGTACTCAAAATTTTAAGAAATATGGATTAAAAACTGCAGCTTTTGTATCAACAAATCAGCCAAACGCTTTTGGTCCATGGCCTACAAAAGAAGGATTACCAACATTAGAAATCCATCGTGAATTACCTTTAGATGTTCAAATTAAACATATGATATCGTTAGATGTCATTGATGATATTATTATTTCTAATTGTTATCCAAGTGATGAGGAGCTTAAAAGTATTTCACATATGCGATTAGATCTTGTGACATTTAATGTTCAACTTGTGGATTGTTTACCTGAAATTGAAAGAAAAATTGTTTTAGAGGAATTGCATTTTAATCGTGGTGATTATAATGAAAATATGATTCGTTCAACACAAAGTCGGGTTAAATATAAAGGGCATCATTTTAAACTTTTCAATGTTCCTGAATATATTTATCCTGGTGATATTGTTATTGAAAGTTCAAAATATGGACATTATGCTGGAGAATTGCAAATTGCTAAAACAAAAATGAAAAATAGTGGTAAAAGTAATGTTGTAGGGCATATTGTTGAAGCAGAAAGATTTTTATTGGAATATATAAAACCGTGGCAAAAATTTACATTTTATGAGGTGAATTAA
- a CDS encoding N-acetylglucosamine kinase, with protein MDYIGIDGGGTKTSFGLFDEYGQCLYQVNYPTCHFLQVGFDGCAKLLKKGIEDILKLYPHSSQDLIIGIGIAGYGNDKVIREQLESHIENELMGYHYVLTSDMHIALIGALNGQDGIAVVAGTGSIAMAQADSQIYRCGGWGYQLGDEGSAYWIGKQLLNEFCKQADLRQPRDEIYDYLLEYFKIENPYQLISAIHGMKNERTEIAKLAVVCSDFAKNGHTVCQDILKQAGNHISQLVKGLLPYFEHEKRVTYYGGVFQSDIFKQSFCSQLSDCELIEPINNALVGAYMFAKSSL; from the coding sequence ATGGATTATATAGGAATTGATGGTGGTGGAACCAAAACTTCATTTGGATTATTTGATGAATATGGTCAATGTTTATATCAAGTGAATTATCCAACGTGCCATTTTTTGCAAGTTGGGTTTGATGGTTGTGCAAAACTTTTGAAAAAAGGTATAGAAGATATCTTAAAACTGTATCCTCATTCATCTCAAGATTTAATTATCGGTATTGGTATTGCTGGTTATGGTAATGATAAAGTGATTCGTGAACAATTGGAATCTCATATTGAAAATGAGTTGATGGGATATCATTATGTTTTAACAAGTGATATGCATATTGCCTTAATTGGTGCGCTCAATGGACAAGATGGAATTGCTGTAGTGGCAGGGACGGGATCTATTGCTATGGCACAAGCTGATTCACAAATATATCGTTGTGGGGGATGGGGCTATCAGTTAGGAGATGAAGGTTCAGCTTATTGGATTGGCAAGCAATTGTTAAATGAATTTTGCAAGCAGGCAGATTTACGTCAACCAAGAGATGAAATATATGATTATCTTTTAGAATATTTTAAAATAGAAAATCCTTATCAATTAATATCTGCTATTCATGGTATGAAAAATGAAAGAACAGAAATAGCAAAACTTGCAGTGGTATGTAGTGATTTTGCTAAAAATGGTCATACTGTTTGTCAGGACATTCTTAAGCAGGCTGGCAATCATATATCGCAATTAGTTAAAGGCTTATTGCCATACTTTGAACATGAAAAGCGTGTGACTTATTATGGTGGGGTTTTTCAAAGTGATATATTTAAGCAATCCTTTTGTTCGCAATTGAGTGATTGTGAATTGATAGAACCTATAAATAATGCTCTAGTAGGAGCGTATATGTTTGCAAAATCGAGTCTCTAA
- a CDS encoding HAD family hydrolase: MKNILFDLDGTITDPFLGITKSVAYSLKSYGIEVNSLDELKVFIGPPLDVSFQEYYHMSEKQSLEAVEKYREYFSDKGLYENKVYEGMEDFLQALIDDGMNLYVCTSKPYVFAKKILEHFHLDQYFKGIYGAKLDGTRKNKGDVIAYCLKQEELDPKCCIMVGDRQHDIIGAHENQIPCIGVLYGYGSQDEFERYQCDYIVQDLNELKDVIENG, encoded by the coding sequence ATGAAAAATATATTATTTGATTTAGATGGAACAATTACTGATCCTTTTTTAGGTATTACAAAGTCAGTTGCTTATAGTTTGAAATCATATGGCATTGAAGTGAATAGTTTAGATGAGTTAAAAGTTTTTATTGGTCCACCATTAGATGTGTCTTTTCAAGAGTATTATCATATGAGTGAGAAGCAAAGTTTAGAAGCAGTTGAGAAATATCGAGAATACTTTTCTGATAAAGGATTATATGAAAATAAAGTTTATGAAGGGATGGAAGATTTTTTACAGGCTTTGATAGATGATGGTATGAATTTGTATGTATGTACAAGTAAACCTTATGTTTTTGCGAAAAAGATATTAGAACATTTTCATTTGGATCAATATTTTAAGGGTATCTATGGTGCCAAATTAGATGGAACAAGGAAGAATAAAGGTGATGTAATTGCTTATTGTCTTAAACAAGAGGAACTGGACCCAAAGTGTTGTATTATGGTTGGTGATCGTCAGCATGATATTATAGGAGCACATGAGAATCAAATTCCATGTATTGGAGTTTTATATGGTTATGGAAGTCAAGATGAATTTGAAAGATATCAATGTGATTATATTGTACAAGATTTAAATGAATTAAAGGATGTTATTGAAAATGGATAA
- a CDS encoding AzlC family ABC transporter permease yields MDKRVVKEAFLSSIPVMMGYIVLGIAFGMLLESKGYGVIYALLMSVFIYAGSMQFVAINLLTSGASLISAAIMTLLINARHMVYGLSMIKKFEGMGKLKPYMIFSLTDETYSLLVGSQVPDGCDQKYYLFLISFFDQCYWVIGSLIGSLLSSFLTINTTGLDFAMTALFVVIVVEQFLTSDKHFYSYLGFGVSLICLVLFGSEAFIIPSMIGILIGLIMMYQKGGRTNA; encoded by the coding sequence ATGGATAAAAGAGTTGTAAAAGAAGCTTTTTTGTCTTCTATTCCAGTGATGATGGGTTATATTGTATTAGGGATTGCTTTTGGAATGTTACTGGAAAGTAAAGGGTATGGTGTTATCTATGCACTATTGATGAGTGTTTTTATTTATGCAGGCAGTATGCAATTTGTAGCTATTAATCTTTTAACAAGTGGGGCCAGTTTAATCAGTGCAGCAATCATGACACTTTTAATTAATGCAAGACATATGGTTTATGGTTTATCAATGATTAAAAAGTTTGAAGGAATGGGAAAACTAAAACCATATATGATTTTTTCTTTGACAGATGAAACTTATTCTTTACTTGTTGGCTCTCAGGTTCCAGATGGATGTGATCAAAAATATTATCTATTCCTTATTTCTTTCTTTGATCAATGTTATTGGGTTATTGGAAGTTTAATAGGTTCTTTGTTAAGTTCGTTTTTAACAATCAATACAACTGGCTTAGATTTTGCTATGACAGCCTTGTTTGTTGTAATTGTAGTAGAACAGTTTTTAACAAGTGATAAACATTTTTATTCCTATCTAGGATTTGGAGTGAGTTTGATTTGTCTTGTTCTATTTGGAAGTGAAGCATTCATTATTCCTTCAATGATTGGTATTCTTATTGGACTTATCATGATGTATCAAAAAGGAGGAAGAACAAATGCATGA
- a CDS encoding branched-chain amino acid transporter permease, translated as MHELILIAVIAFVTLLTRLLPFVLFKKHSSPLIEYLGDVLPYAIMAMLVVYCLKSVNLLSGNHGICEILGVGTVILLHIFKRNTLLSIFGGTLIYMLCVQVLFV; from the coding sequence ATGCATGAATTGATATTAATTGCTGTTATCGCGTTCGTTACATTATTAACTCGTTTATTACCTTTTGTTCTTTTTAAAAAGCATTCTAGCCCTCTTATTGAGTATTTAGGAGATGTTTTACCATATGCTATTATGGCTATGTTAGTTGTTTATTGTTTGAAAAGCGTTAATCTATTGTCTGGCAATCATGGGATCTGTGAAATATTAGGTGTTGGAACAGTTATTTTATTACATATTTTCAAAAGAAATACATTATTATCTATTTTTGGTGGAACACTTATTTATATGTTATGTGTTCAAGTTCTATTTGTATGA
- a CDS encoding GDSL-type esterase/lipase family protein produces MRENMKYDTNQYQLRESVLKRMMQIIAQQRYKEAGGTVFFGDSIIEYCDLDKWFPDIKNKYNCGIGGITSDMLLHFLDEGVIKYDPKQVFLMIGTNDLGNTMMASPRDIALNVKEIVEIIHYNLPDCQIYLLSCIPCLEKVHGYKATKQGMRSNDVLKMIYKEYKRSIPYDYVQLINIYPALCNKKGDPIEDYYVDGLHINDEGYMNLTKEIYQGMNKK; encoded by the coding sequence ATGCGTGAAAATATGAAATATGACACAAATCAATATCAATTAAGAGAATCTGTTTTAAAGAGAATGATGCAAATTATTGCTCAACAAAGATATAAAGAAGCTGGTGGTACAGTCTTTTTTGGTGATTCTATCATTGAATATTGTGATTTAGATAAATGGTTTCCCGATATAAAAAATAAGTATAATTGTGGGATTGGTGGCATCACTTCTGATATGTTATTGCATTTTCTTGATGAAGGTGTTATAAAATATGATCCCAAACAAGTATTCTTAATGATTGGTACCAATGATTTAGGAAATACAATGATGGCGAGTCCAAGAGATATTGCGTTAAATGTTAAGGAGATAGTAGAAATCATTCACTATAATTTACCTGATTGTCAAATTTATCTTTTGAGTTGTATCCCATGTTTAGAAAAAGTTCATGGCTATAAAGCAACGAAACAGGGAATGAGAAGTAATGATGTATTAAAGATGATCTATAAGGAATATAAACGTAGCATTCCTTATGACTATGTTCAGTTGATAAATATCTATCCAGCATTATGTAATAAAAAAGGTGATCCAATTGAAGATTATTATGTTGATGGATTACATATTAATGATGAAGGCTATATGAATTTAACAAAAGAAATATATCAGGGAATGAATAAAAAATGA
- a CDS encoding alpha/beta hydrolase, with product MQKYCEIETSKGVMRGFFHTPKKERFPVCIIFHGFTGCNTGTKFSYTQLSRMLEEQGIGTLRMDFLGSGNSDLSFRDMTFENELECACTILNEVLRMPSTQTIYVLGHSMGGAIASELAKLYPDQISKLCLWAPAFHLPTAVEYLKGKQAKANYYDHNGFEISDEFVEDILKRDFYEDLDIYQNQLMIIHGTNDTTVPFDISQKYLSLFKNPVFYPIEGATHNFDQLEHIQKVLTLTYNFLRDA from the coding sequence ATGCAAAAGTATTGTGAAATAGAAACATCAAAAGGTGTTATGCGTGGCTTTTTCCATACCCCTAAAAAAGAACGATTTCCTGTCTGTATTATTTTTCATGGATTTACAGGATGTAATACAGGCACAAAGTTTTCTTATACACAGTTATCTCGAATGCTAGAGGAACAAGGGATAGGAACGTTGCGTATGGATTTTTTAGGGAGTGGAAATTCAGATTTGAGTTTTAGGGATATGACTTTTGAAAATGAACTGGAGTGTGCCTGTACTATTTTAAATGAGGTTTTAAGAATGCCATCAACACAAACCATTTATGTGCTTGGTCATTCAATGGGTGGCGCAATAGCCAGTGAACTAGCAAAACTTTATCCTGATCAAATTTCTAAGTTATGTTTATGGGCACCTGCGTTTCATCTTCCAACTGCGGTTGAATATTTAAAAGGTAAACAAGCGAAAGCGAATTATTATGATCATAATGGATTTGAAATTTCTGATGAATTTGTAGAAGATATATTGAAGAGAGATTTTTATGAGGATTTAGACATTTATCAGAATCAGTTAATGATTATTCATGGTACAAATGATACAACGGTTCCTTTTGACATTTCTCAAAAATACTTATCTTTGTTTAAAAATCCTGTTTTTTATCCAATTGAAGGAGCAACCCATAATTTTGATCAATTAGAACATATTCAAAAGGTTTTGACTCTGACATATAATTTTTTAAGAGATGCCTAA
- the typA gene encoding translational GTPase TypA: protein MNNIRNIAIIAHVDHGKTTLVDQLLKLSGTLEDNEQIADRAMDSNAIERERGITILAKNTAINYKDYRINIMDTPGHADFGGEVERIMNMVDGVLLVVDAYEGTMPQTRFVLKKALEAKVKPIVVINKVDRPVVRINEVMDEVLELFMELGADDNQLDFPTVFVSALMGTSSLDSDISTQVPNMDCLFDMIIREIPAPLVDEEGDLQFQPALLDYNDYVGRIGIGRIQRGKIHVNETVVCLRADGTKTQFRIQKLFGFIGLHRIEVEEASAGDIVAVAGLADIGVGETVCALGNEEALPLLRIDEPTIQMVFGTNTSPFAGKEGKFVTASKVEERLFKETNRDVSLKIERVPNAEEWVVSGRGELHLSILIENMRREGFELQVSKPKVIIKEIDGVKCEPYEEVFIEAPDECIGSVIESLGFRRGTLENMESDNGMTKVHYIIPSRGLIGFMTNFLTMTKGYGIINHSYLDYRPMEGDTVGERQLGVLVSIDSGQTTAYALGGVEDRGVLFVGPGINVYEGMIVGEHSRDNDLVVNVTKGKQLTNTRSSTKDSTVVLKKPRFFNLEACLDYINDDELVEVTPENIRLRKRLLTENERRKAYRQSN, encoded by the coding sequence ATGAATAACATTAGAAATATAGCAATTATTGCACACGTAGACCACGGTAAAACAACTTTGGTTGATCAATTATTAAAGTTATCTGGAACATTAGAAGATAATGAACAGATTGCTGATAGAGCTATGGATTCAAATGCCATAGAAAGAGAAAGAGGAATTACTATTTTAGCTAAGAATACAGCTATTAATTATAAAGACTATCGTATCAATATTATGGATACACCAGGTCATGCTGACTTTGGTGGAGAAGTAGAACGTATCATGAATATGGTTGATGGTGTTTTATTGGTTGTTGATGCTTATGAAGGAACAATGCCTCAAACACGTTTTGTATTAAAGAAAGCTTTAGAAGCAAAGGTTAAACCTATTGTTGTTATTAATAAAGTAGATAGACCAGTTGTTCGTATTAATGAAGTTATGGACGAAGTCTTAGAATTATTTATGGAATTAGGTGCTGATGATAATCAGTTAGATTTCCCAACTGTATTTGTTTCAGCGTTGATGGGAACATCTAGTTTAGATTCTGATATTTCTACACAGGTTCCTAATATGGATTGTTTATTTGATATGATTATCCGTGAGATTCCTGCACCTTTGGTTGATGAAGAAGGTGATTTACAGTTCCAGCCAGCTTTATTAGATTATAATGATTATGTTGGACGTATTGGAATTGGACGTATTCAAAGAGGAAAGATTCATGTTAATGAAACTGTTGTATGTTTACGTGCTGATGGAACAAAAACACAATTTAGAATTCAAAAATTATTTGGTTTTATTGGTTTACATAGAATTGAAGTTGAGGAAGCAAGTGCCGGTGATATTGTTGCCGTTGCAGGTTTAGCAGATATTGGTGTTGGTGAAACAGTTTGTGCTTTAGGAAATGAAGAAGCTTTACCATTATTACGTATTGATGAACCAACAATTCAAATGGTTTTTGGAACAAATACTTCACCTTTTGCAGGTAAAGAAGGAAAATTTGTAACAGCAAGTAAAGTTGAAGAAAGATTATTTAAAGAAACAAATCGTGATGTATCATTAAAGATTGAGAGAGTTCCTAATGCTGAAGAATGGGTTGTATCAGGACGTGGAGAATTACATTTATCAATCTTAATTGAAAATATGCGTAGAGAAGGTTTTGAATTACAAGTTTCTAAACCTAAAGTTATCATTAAAGAAATAGATGGTGTGAAATGTGAACCATATGAAGAAGTTTTTATTGAAGCACCTGATGAATGTATTGGAAGTGTTATTGAATCTTTAGGATTTAGAAGAGGTACATTAGAAAATATGGAATCAGATAATGGAATGACAAAAGTTCATTATATTATTCCATCTCGTGGATTAATTGGTTTTATGACGAATTTCTTAACAATGACAAAAGGATACGGAATTATCAATCATTCATATTTAGATTATCGTCCAATGGAAGGTGATACGGTTGGAGAAAGACAATTAGGTGTTCTTGTTTCAATTGATTCAGGACAAACAACTGCTTATGCTTTAGGTGGTGTTGAAGATCGTGGAGTGCTATTTGTAGGACCAGGAATTAATGTTTATGAAGGAATGATTGTGGGAGAACATAGCCGTGATAATGATTTGGTTGTTAATGTCACAAAAGGAAAACAATTAACAAATACCCGTTCATCTACAAAAGATTCAACAGTTGTTTTAAAGAAACCTAGATTCTTTAATCTTGAAGCATGTTTAGATTATATTAATGATGATGAACTTGTTGAAGTAACACCTGAAAATATTCGTTTAAGAAAACGTTTATTAACAGAAAATGAAAGAAGAAAAGCATATAGACAAAGTAATTAA
- a CDS encoding DUF6465 family protein: MKLKLQVQFNNKNVETANIEKLVKEDVKSKGVKMTTVDTLEVYYKPEDSSVYYVATTKTGEVVGNDQPLYIG, translated from the coding sequence GTGAAACTTAAATTACAAGTACAATTTAATAATAAAAATGTTGAAACAGCAAATATTGAGAAATTAGTGAAAGAGGATGTTAAATCAAAAGGTGTCAAAATGACAACTGTTGATACATTAGAGGTTTACTATAAACCAGAAGATTCTTCAGTATATTATGTTGCGACAACAAAAACTGGTGAAGTTGTTGGAAATGATCAACCACTATACATTGGTTAG
- a CDS encoding sensor histidine kinase — translation MYKKIIMIVIVLIATICGIISLFVFNNKYNSFSDQSLSFLTKGQQFVDVLLEPDEINDNGIDVKVGQYQNLSAFHPQQDAFGKSTFVFEYTYQGKDSFLSLYIQEPFSVTYVYVNGELIAHNGSFSPYHEQISDIVVSFPAQKHNKIVIQTENRSHYYSGIQYPIAIGESPLITRLILQRVVIYCLFSFSSLAIALYSLVLWLKDRHQKAYYLHFDFGIFALCFGLYSLYPFFPLFHLPTHTLIYALQDSLIMMCLYMAYFIILRLTQSQQKMHHWMTIGCLSMVFITFVMPFILPYLGAFVPVYGWIISLYKIGIALYMLFISIKAYWQQKHKGLLLGTIVYTICLFVNVITMNKYEPASLAWIEEFGMFALLLCFAGLMIQRSHQLWQEHQQLNYHLQEEVNRQTQQLSDLMEERQKLLSEMLHDLKKPISTAQTYLQLLQQKEIVTDQNLHKELQVLEDKYSMMNQQIYLLQTLNAQEELSLDFKVIDLNHFIEQFYQMYLPDAEVYDIFFQYELCPSKCMIMGDEQQLLRIFQNLFFNALAVSFPQSTIHIQLQSDDQNVMIVFEDNGKGIAKEHIEHIFERGYTTNETQDSNGLGLYIVKSIVTFHHGTINVISDNHQTRFTITLPLLKERI, via the coding sequence ATGTATAAAAAGATAATAATGATTGTTATTGTATTGATTGCCACTATTTGTGGAATTATATCTTTATTTGTCTTTAATAATAAGTATAACAGTTTTAGTGATCAATCGCTATCCTTTCTCACAAAGGGACAGCAATTTGTAGATGTATTATTAGAACCAGATGAAATAAATGATAATGGAATTGATGTAAAAGTTGGTCAATATCAGAATTTATCTGCTTTTCATCCACAACAAGATGCTTTTGGGAAAAGTACATTTGTATTTGAATATACATATCAAGGAAAAGATTCTTTTCTATCACTATATATTCAAGAACCGTTTAGTGTAACATATGTTTATGTTAATGGTGAACTCATTGCTCATAATGGCTCTTTTTCACCTTATCATGAACAGATCTCAGATATAGTTGTTTCTTTCCCAGCTCAAAAACATAATAAAATAGTTATCCAAACAGAAAACAGAAGTCATTATTATAGTGGCATTCAATATCCTATTGCTATTGGAGAAAGCCCACTTATTACACGTTTAATATTACAAAGAGTTGTTATTTATTGTTTGTTTTCTTTTTCATCATTGGCTATTGCCTTATATAGTTTGGTTTTATGGTTAAAAGATCGTCATCAAAAAGCTTATTATTTACATTTTGATTTTGGAATTTTTGCATTATGTTTTGGATTATATAGTTTATATCCTTTCTTTCCATTATTTCATTTACCAACACATACATTGATTTATGCTTTACAAGATAGCCTTATTATGATGTGTTTATATATGGCTTATTTCATTATATTGAGATTAACACAATCTCAACAAAAAATGCATCATTGGATGACTATTGGTTGTTTAAGTATGGTTTTCATCACTTTTGTTATGCCTTTTATCTTACCTTATCTTGGTGCGTTTGTTCCTGTTTATGGTTGGATAATTTCACTTTATAAAATAGGGATTGCTTTATATATGTTATTTATTAGTATAAAAGCCTATTGGCAACAAAAACATAAAGGATTACTGTTAGGAACAATTGTTTATACAATCTGTTTATTTGTTAATGTGATTACAATGAATAAGTATGAACCAGCATCTTTGGCTTGGATAGAAGAGTTTGGAATGTTTGCATTATTGTTGTGCTTTGCTGGGTTAATGATTCAGCGTTCTCATCAGTTATGGCAAGAACATCAACAATTGAATTATCATTTACAAGAAGAAGTGAATCGTCAAACGCAACAGCTGAGTGATCTCATGGAAGAAAGACAAAAACTATTAAGTGAAATGTTACACGATTTAAAAAAACCAATATCCACAGCTCAAACTTATTTACAACTTTTACAGCAAAAAGAAATCGTTACAGATCAGAATCTACATAAAGAACTTCAGGTTTTAGAAGATAAATATTCAATGATGAATCAGCAAATTTATCTCTTACAAACTTTAAATGCACAAGAGGAATTATCATTAGATTTCAAAGTTATTGATCTCAATCATTTCATTGAACAGTTTTATCAAATGTATTTACCTGATGCAGAAGTTTATGATATTTTCTTTCAGTATGAATTGTGTCCGTCAAAGTGTATGATTATGGGAGATGAACAACAACTCTTACGTATTTTCCAAAATTTATTTTTTAATGCTTTAGCCGTAAGCTTTCCTCAGTCAACAATTCATATTCAGCTTCAATCAGATGATCAAAACGTAATGATTGTTTTTGAGGATAATGGAAAAGGAATAGCAAAAGAACATATTGAACATATTTTTGAAAGAGGTTATACAACAAATGAAACACAGGATAGTAATGGCTTAGGTTTGTATATTGTGAAATCTATTGTGACTTTTCATCATGGAACAATAAATGTTATATCAGATAATCATCAAACACGATTTACAATAACATTGCCACTTTTAAAAGAGCGTATTTAA
- a CDS encoding response regulator transcription factor has protein sequence MCNLLFVDDDEVLLEEAKVYFKMHGYDIDVTPNGEKALQLIQSKGYDCIILDIKLPDIDGFEVCEKMRQFISKPIIMLSNYTEFDDRIYGLKLGADDYVCKPFSFEELNMRIQLRIQGNYANRKPEVIHIGKLAINTGTYQVIYEDKCIDLARIEFEILMLLINQPGKIYSYEQIYDAIWKEPLNKSRHTLQARVADVRLKLNSITHKKYIQTVRGKGYRFVDNPDKDE, from the coding sequence ATGTGTAATTTATTATTTGTAGATGATGATGAAGTCTTGTTAGAGGAAGCGAAAGTTTATTTTAAGATGCATGGCTATGATATTGATGTCACACCAAATGGAGAGAAAGCTTTACAACTGATCCAATCAAAAGGATATGATTGTATTATTTTGGATATTAAACTACCAGATATAGATGGGTTTGAGGTTTGTGAGAAAATGCGTCAATTTATTTCAAAACCAATTATTATGTTATCTAATTATACGGAGTTTGATGATCGTATATATGGATTAAAACTTGGAGCTGATGATTATGTATGTAAGCCATTCTCTTTTGAAGAATTAAATATGCGTATTCAGTTGCGTATTCAAGGTAATTATGCCAATAGAAAACCAGAGGTTATTCATATTGGGAAATTGGCTATTAATACGGGTACTTATCAGGTTATATATGAAGATAAGTGTATTGATTTAGCACGTATTGAATTTGAAATTCTGATGCTATTGATTAATCAGCCAGGGAAGATTTATTCATATGAACAAATTTATGATGCCATCTGGAAAGAACCACTCAATAAGAGTCGACATACATTACAAGCCAGAGTTGCTGATGTAAGACTAAAACTGAATAGTATTACACATAAAAAATACATTCAGACAGTACGTGGTAAAGGGTATCGTTTTGTAGATAATCCTGATAAAGATGAATAA
- a CDS encoding bactofilin family protein, which translates to MNDKIKKIKNGFIDRYFEVVETDDDIENDPIQTRISQSAEMKHTPEEKAKESIVKQTQTAIKYHGNEKAAHEPTIISKGTEIQGHINAENDLQIKGKVVGNIHINGHLIIDNAIIVGDITAQKITIISSNIKGHIESYSQLEIQQDSIIEGDMKGQNIFIACQCNGNIDCGELLHLSSTAHTTGDILTKHLKIDENAILNGQIKMAKKE; encoded by the coding sequence ATGAATGATAAAATTAAAAAAATAAAGAATGGTTTTATTGATAGATATTTTGAAGTTGTCGAAACAGATGATGACATTGAAAATGATCCTATACAAACAAGAATTTCTCAATCAGCAGAAATGAAACATACACCTGAAGAAAAAGCAAAAGAATCCATTGTTAAACAGACCCAAACGGCTATCAAATATCATGGAAATGAGAAAGCTGCTCATGAACCAACTATCATATCTAAAGGAACAGAGATACAAGGACATATTAATGCTGAAAATGATCTTCAGATTAAAGGAAAGGTCGTTGGAAATATTCATATCAATGGTCATTTAATTATTGATAACGCTATTATTGTTGGTGATATTACTGCTCAGAAAATTACCATTATTTCTTCAAATATTAAAGGTCATATTGAAAGTTACTCTCAATTAGAAATTCAACAGGATAGTATTATCGAGGGTGATATGAAAGGACAAAATATTTTTATTGCTTGTCAATGTAATGGAAATATTGACTGCGGAGAACTGTTACATCTTTCATCTACTGCTCATACAACTGGTGATATTCTCACTAAACACTTGAAAATTGATGAAAATGCCATCTTGAATGGTCAAATCAAAATGGCAAAAAAAGAATAA